The following proteins come from a genomic window of Iamia sp. SCSIO 61187:
- a CDS encoding AAA family ATPase — translation MASALVGRDQPARVLEAEVARTLTSHGGLVLVAGEAGIGKSALVAGAVAAARAGGALVAMGACWDREGAPDHWPWVQVTRALARSARPETWEEARREAGGELSVLLGGGATGLGGPTGDEFGLHDAVTTLLVALARDQPLVVVLEDLHWADPASLRLVEFVARHGWYERLLLVGTYRDVEVDTADHPLAAGIAALTAKATTVTLTGLDRDEVGALVATTTGRTPPAEVVDDLHRRTGGNPLFVEQTARLWLSRGTADTVPPGVRDVVAHRLDLLPAPTRYALATLALLGHRVARPVVAAALACPVDNLDAALAEAVAARLVVPVEDDVAFVHDLVREALVAGLPDDVAAARHADLVGVLSDPALDPLVRPGDRAHHAHRAGTALDLERRLALLRAAASDASDRMAPDEAAGHLRRALAITPDDRPRERTFTLVELGWVLMRLGETDQAQALFEEATRIAVALDDASLLTRAALSLRAAVWLVADEKSQLTATEMVDEAHRRLVVEAGRPSAATTSWEREQELTERAVEMCRSSGDDRALWDALSVRHDAIWTPGRADERLAVVDEMVEVARRNGADGNLVEAQHLRFLDLVEAGDPAAREAHVQVQAVARRLGSAWSRSLARWDDAQLALLEGRFDDARAALDETEAIDSRARDGRDDLSSLVVQVRWAIELQQGRDDAVDALLTRADEIHPHPELLRAVTAVERGDAERAARTVTELRGTPAEPGRWFTPLWLRLQAQVAATTGDTDLASALAAELRPVLASLAGQWVLMAQGAVDGPFDLWAGLVEAAQGDLEAAEVRLAAASVSAEGLGAEAWAVRSRAHLLDLRRRRGEDPAQLADELDAVRTAARTLGLARVVDQLGAPGRAPAADREPTATPAAAPAAPEAPRPTETGAEAVFRRAGDVWELTFAGSTVHVPDAKGIRDLHVLLGRPGMGVRAVDLLDPEAGAVGRAARSMGGDEVLDERAKAAYRTRLTQLDEEIDAALARSADGRAAELDRERAALIEELRRATGLGGRSRRLGDDAERARKAVRERIRDTIRRLDAVHPALAAHLRDAVRTGATCSYEPAEPVSWAR, via the coding sequence ATGGCGTCGGCGCTGGTGGGTCGGGACCAGCCCGCACGCGTGCTGGAGGCCGAGGTGGCCCGCACGCTCACCAGCCACGGCGGGCTCGTCCTGGTGGCGGGGGAGGCGGGGATCGGCAAGTCGGCGCTGGTGGCCGGGGCCGTGGCCGCCGCCCGCGCCGGCGGGGCCCTGGTCGCCATGGGCGCCTGCTGGGACCGGGAGGGGGCGCCGGACCACTGGCCGTGGGTGCAGGTCACCCGGGCCCTGGCCCGCAGCGCCCGCCCCGAGACGTGGGAGGAGGCCCGGCGCGAGGCCGGCGGCGAGCTGTCCGTCCTGCTCGGCGGGGGCGCCACCGGCCTCGGCGGGCCGACGGGTGACGAGTTCGGCCTCCACGACGCTGTCACCACCCTGCTCGTCGCCCTGGCCCGCGACCAGCCCCTCGTCGTCGTGCTCGAGGACCTCCACTGGGCCGACCCGGCCAGCCTGCGCCTGGTCGAGTTCGTCGCCCGCCATGGCTGGTACGAGCGCCTGCTGCTGGTCGGCACCTACCGCGACGTCGAGGTCGACACCGCCGACCACCCGCTGGCGGCGGGGATCGCCGCCCTCACGGCCAAGGCCACCACCGTCACCCTCACCGGGCTGGACCGCGACGAGGTCGGCGCCCTGGTCGCCACCACGACCGGCCGCACCCCACCCGCCGAGGTGGTCGACGACCTGCACCGGCGCACCGGCGGCAACCCCCTCTTCGTCGAGCAGACGGCCCGCCTCTGGCTGAGCCGGGGCACCGCCGACACGGTGCCGCCCGGCGTGCGCGACGTGGTGGCGCACCGGCTCGACCTCCTCCCCGCCCCGACCCGGTACGCCCTCGCCACCCTGGCGCTGCTGGGCCACCGGGTGGCCCGCCCGGTGGTGGCCGCCGCCCTCGCCTGCCCGGTCGACAACCTCGACGCCGCCCTGGCGGAGGCCGTCGCCGCCCGCCTGGTGGTGCCGGTGGAGGACGACGTCGCCTTCGTCCACGACCTCGTGCGGGAGGCCCTCGTGGCCGGCCTGCCCGACGACGTGGCCGCCGCCCGCCACGCGGACCTCGTCGGGGTGCTGTCGGATCCGGCCCTCGACCCGCTGGTGCGACCGGGCGACCGGGCGCACCACGCCCACCGGGCGGGGACCGCCCTCGACCTCGAGCGCCGGCTCGCCCTGCTCCGGGCGGCGGCGTCCGACGCCTCCGACCGCATGGCGCCCGACGAGGCCGCCGGCCACCTCCGGCGGGCCCTGGCCATCACCCCCGACGACCGCCCCCGCGAGCGGACCTTCACCCTGGTCGAGCTGGGCTGGGTCCTGATGCGCCTGGGCGAGACCGACCAGGCCCAGGCCCTGTTCGAGGAGGCGACCCGGATCGCCGTGGCCCTCGACGACGCCAGCCTGCTGACGCGGGCGGCGCTCAGCCTGCGGGCCGCGGTCTGGTTGGTGGCCGACGAGAAGAGCCAGCTGACCGCGACCGAGATGGTCGACGAGGCCCACCGCCGGCTCGTCGTCGAGGCCGGCCGGCCCAGCGCGGCCACCACCTCCTGGGAGCGCGAGCAGGAGCTGACCGAGAGGGCCGTCGAGATGTGCCGGTCGTCGGGCGATGATCGGGCCCTCTGGGACGCCCTGTCGGTGCGTCACGACGCCATCTGGACGCCGGGCCGGGCCGACGAGCGGCTGGCCGTGGTCGACGAGATGGTGGAGGTGGCCCGCCGCAACGGGGCCGACGGCAACCTCGTCGAGGCCCAGCACCTGCGGTTCCTCGACCTGGTCGAGGCCGGCGACCCCGCCGCCCGGGAGGCGCACGTGCAGGTCCAGGCCGTGGCCCGCCGGCTGGGCTCGGCCTGGTCCCGCTCGCTCGCCCGCTGGGACGACGCCCAGCTGGCGCTGCTGGAGGGCCGCTTCGACGACGCCCGGGCCGCGCTCGACGAGACCGAGGCCATCGACTCCCGGGCCCGGGATGGCCGCGACGACCTGTCCAGCCTCGTGGTCCAGGTGCGCTGGGCGATCGAGCTCCAGCAGGGCCGCGACGACGCGGTCGACGCCCTGCTCACCCGGGCCGACGAGATCCACCCCCACCCCGAGCTGCTGCGCGCCGTGACCGCCGTCGAGCGCGGCGACGCCGAGCGCGCCGCCCGCACCGTCACCGAGCTGCGGGGGACCCCGGCCGAGCCGGGGCGGTGGTTCACCCCGCTGTGGCTGCGGCTCCAGGCCCAGGTGGCGGCAACGACCGGCGACACCGACCTGGCCTCGGCGCTGGCCGCGGAGCTGCGCCCGGTGCTGGCCTCGCTGGCCGGCCAGTGGGTGCTGATGGCCCAGGGCGCGGTCGACGGGCCCTTCGACCTGTGGGCCGGGCTGGTCGAGGCCGCCCAGGGCGACCTCGAGGCCGCCGAGGTCCGCCTGGCCGCAGCATCGGTCTCGGCCGAGGGGCTGGGGGCCGAGGCGTGGGCCGTCCGGAGCCGGGCCCACCTGCTCGACCTGCGGCGCCGCCGGGGCGAGGACCCGGCCCAGCTCGCCGACGAGCTCGACGCGGTGCGCACGGCCGCCCGGACCCTGGGCCTCGCCCGCGTCGTCGACCAGCTCGGCGCGCCCGGCCGCGCCCCGGCGGCCGACCGGGAGCCGACGGCGACACCGGCGGCGGCGCCCGCCGCACCCGAGGCCCCCCGCCCCACCGAGACCGGGGCCGAGGCCGTCTTCCGGCGCGCCGGCGACGTCTGGGAGCTCACCTTCGCCGGGTCCACCGTCCACGTGCCCGACGCCAAGGGCATCCGGGACCTCCACGTGCTGCTGGGCCGCCCGGGCATGGGCGTCCGGGCCGTCGACCTCCTCGACCCCGAGGCCGGGGCCGTGGGCCGGGCGGCCCGGTCGATGGGGGGCGACGAGGTGCTCGACGAACGGGCCAAGGCCGCCTACCGCACCCGGCTGACCCAGCTCGACGAGGAGATCGACGCCGCCCTGGCCCGGAGCGCCGACGGGCGGGCGGCCGAGCTCGACCGGGAGCGGGCCGCCCTCATCGAGGAGCTGCGCCGGGCGACGGGCCTCGGCGGACGCTCGCGCCGCCTGGGTGACGACGCCGAGCGGGCCCGCAAGGCCGTGCGGGAGCGGATCCGGGACACGATCCGCCGGCTCGACGCCGTCCACCCCGCCCTCGCCGCCCACCTCCGGGACGCGGTGCGGACCGGGGCCACGTGCTCCTACGAGCCCGCCGAGCCGGTGTCCTGGGCGCGGTGA
- a CDS encoding VOC family protein, with product MDITLELVAIPVSDVDRAKAFYEQAGFHADHDHTVSDEVRFVQMTPPGSACSIAFGLGLTQMAPGSLDNMQVCVDDIEAAHAALTERGVEVSPVEDFPWGSFTYFADPDGNRWAVQQKVPRDAG from the coding sequence GTGGACATCACCCTCGAGCTCGTCGCCATCCCCGTCAGCGACGTCGACCGGGCCAAGGCCTTCTACGAGCAGGCCGGCTTCCACGCCGACCACGACCACACCGTCAGCGACGAGGTCCGCTTCGTGCAGATGACGCCCCCCGGCTCGGCCTGCTCGATCGCCTTCGGCCTCGGGCTCACCCAGATGGCCCCCGGGTCGCTCGACAACATGCAGGTCTGCGTGGACGACATCGAGGCGGCCCACGCCGCCCTCACCGAACGGGGCGTCGAGGTCAGCCCGGTCGAGGACTTCCCGTGGGGATCGTTCACCTACTTCGCCGACCCCGACGGCAACCGCTGGGCCGTCCAGCAGAAGGTGCCGCGCGACGCCGGGTGA
- a CDS encoding FAD-binding oxidoreductase translates to MTRVVVVGGGIAGVSVAAELAIDAEVTLLEAEAALAHHTTGRSAAMYLPGYGNEVVRALTRASRADHDALAAEAGTPILTPRATMWVAGPDEVDGLDALAAENDVVRRIDGADVLARCPVLRADRVAGGVVDDGGSEIDVGVLHQAYVRRLSAAGGTIERGARVTSVARTSRGWTVGAGDRTWTADVLVDAAGAWADAVAGLAGLHPIGLQPLRRTLFTSPVATDVAPGPLVVDVHERWYFRIDAGIALISPADETPSPPCDARPEEIDVARALEAVDAITTLGLRSVRSAWAGLRTFAPDRSPVAGPAPEDPTFVWSAGQGGYGIQMAPALARSVAGLVRTGTLPADVAAAGLTPADLSPARLLPGF, encoded by the coding sequence GTGACCCGGGTCGTCGTCGTGGGCGGCGGGATCGCCGGGGTGTCGGTCGCGGCCGAGCTGGCCATCGACGCCGAGGTGACGCTGCTCGAGGCCGAGGCCGCCCTGGCCCACCACACCACCGGCCGGTCGGCGGCCATGTACCTCCCCGGGTACGGCAACGAGGTGGTGCGGGCGCTCACCCGGGCCAGCCGGGCGGACCACGACGCCTTGGCGGCCGAGGCCGGCACGCCGATCCTCACGCCCCGAGCGACCATGTGGGTCGCCGGCCCCGACGAGGTCGACGGGCTCGACGCCCTGGCCGCCGAGAACGACGTCGTCCGTCGCATCGACGGCGCCGACGTGCTCGCCCGGTGCCCGGTCCTGCGGGCCGACCGCGTCGCCGGTGGGGTGGTCGACGACGGCGGCTCCGAGATCGACGTCGGCGTGCTGCACCAGGCCTACGTCCGCCGCCTGTCCGCGGCCGGGGGGACGATCGAGCGGGGCGCCCGGGTGACCTCGGTGGCCCGCACCTCCCGCGGCTGGACCGTCGGCGCCGGCGACCGGACCTGGACCGCCGACGTCCTCGTCGACGCCGCCGGAGCCTGGGCCGACGCCGTGGCGGGGCTCGCCGGCCTGCACCCGATCGGGCTTCAGCCCCTGCGCCGGACGCTCTTCACCAGCCCGGTCGCCACCGACGTCGCCCCCGGCCCGCTGGTGGTCGACGTCCACGAGCGCTGGTACTTCCGGATCGACGCCGGCATCGCCCTCATCTCGCCCGCCGACGAGACGCCGTCGCCGCCGTGCGACGCCCGCCCCGAGGAGATCGACGTGGCCCGGGCCCTGGAGGCGGTCGACGCCATCACGACGCTCGGCCTGCGGTCGGTCCGCAGCGCCTGGGCCGGGCTGCGGACCTTCGCCCCCGACCGCTCCCCCGTCGCCGGCCCCGCGCCCGAGGACCCCACCTTCGTCTGGAGCGCGGGCCAGGGGGGCTACGGCATCCAGATGGCCCCCGCCCTAGCCCGGTCGGTCGCCGGCCTGGTCCGCACCGGCACCCTCCCGGCCGACGTGGCCGCCGCCGGCCTCACCCCCGCCGACCTGTCCCCCGCCCGCCTCCTCCCGGGGTTCTGA
- a CDS encoding TetR family transcriptional regulator, whose translation MAERSTRDALLEEGALLFAERGISGVTAKELHAAAGARNASALHYHFGGRDGLLGAIITAHVEAVEQRRARLVAAIEAAGEEGDLRAVVRAFAAPMAEDLGTPLGRAHLRLVAQASHPSLAYRRAFQVTEAPAGTQATRWLAAALPDLPEPIRRERLVALRAQLIGLFAFRATLLDARPPAEVVGTDEVFLETLIDLLVAGLRAAPSEEAVAAAAAERRRHKV comes from the coding sequence GTGGCCGAGCGCAGCACCCGGGACGCCCTGCTCGAGGAGGGGGCCCTCCTGTTCGCCGAGCGGGGCATCTCCGGGGTCACGGCGAAGGAGCTCCACGCCGCCGCCGGGGCCCGCAACGCCTCGGCCCTCCACTACCACTTCGGGGGTCGCGACGGTCTGCTGGGCGCCATCATCACGGCCCACGTCGAGGCCGTCGAGCAGCGGCGGGCCCGTCTGGTCGCGGCGATCGAGGCCGCCGGCGAGGAGGGCGACCTGCGCGCCGTCGTGCGGGCCTTCGCCGCCCCCATGGCCGAGGACCTGGGCACCCCGCTGGGGCGGGCCCACCTGCGCCTCGTCGCCCAGGCCAGCCACCCGAGCCTGGCCTACCGCCGGGCGTTCCAGGTGACCGAGGCGCCGGCCGGCACCCAGGCCACCCGTTGGCTGGCGGCGGCCCTGCCGGACCTCCCCGAGCCGATCCGCAGGGAGCGGCTCGTGGCCCTGCGGGCCCAGCTGATCGGGCTCTTCGCCTTCCGGGCCACGCTGCTCGACGCCCGGCCGCCGGCCGAGGTGGTGGGCACCGACGAGGTCTTCCTCGAGACCCTGATCGACCTCCTGGTGGCCGGGCTCCGGGCGGCGCCGTCGGAGGAGGCGGTGGCCGCGGCGGCGGCGGAGAGGCGTCGTCACAAGGTCTAA
- a CDS encoding NAD(P)H-binding protein has product MTPAPAPSETDPTAPGPTLVLGATGKTGRRVAARLEEGGHAVRRASRRSPTRFDWEDPTTWAPALDGAGAVYVIPPEHPGTDIVPFVEAIERSSVSRTVLLSARGPEQSGDGHLPGVEAAIRASATPWTILQPAWFAQNFDDGEFAADIEAGELRLPVGEGREPFIDADDIAAVAVAALTEPGHEGRTYPLSGPETLTFAEAVATVATASGRELRFVAADPDEWVADQRSHGVPEPIVQILSNLFTAIRTGVNDHVSTGMQDVLGRPPTSLATWAAHRFSPAGDAAPDPS; this is encoded by the coding sequence ATGACCCCCGCACCCGCCCCCTCCGAGACCGACCCCACGGCCCCCGGCCCCACGCTCGTCCTCGGCGCCACGGGCAAGACCGGCCGCCGGGTCGCCGCCCGCCTGGAGGAGGGCGGCCACGCCGTCCGTCGCGCCTCCCGGCGCAGCCCCACCCGCTTCGACTGGGAGGACCCGACCACCTGGGCCCCCGCCCTCGACGGGGCCGGCGCCGTCTACGTCATCCCCCCCGAGCACCCGGGCACCGACATCGTTCCCTTCGTCGAGGCGATCGAGCGCTCGTCGGTCAGCCGCACCGTGCTCCTCTCGGCCCGCGGGCCGGAGCAGTCGGGCGATGGCCACCTCCCGGGGGTCGAGGCCGCCATCCGGGCGTCGGCGACACCGTGGACGATCCTCCAGCCGGCCTGGTTCGCCCAGAACTTCGACGACGGCGAGTTCGCCGCCGACATCGAGGCCGGCGAGCTCCGGCTGCCCGTGGGCGAGGGCCGCGAGCCGTTCATCGACGCCGACGACATCGCCGCTGTGGCCGTGGCCGCCCTCACCGAGCCCGGCCACGAGGGGCGGACCTACCCTCTCTCGGGCCCCGAGACCCTGACCTTCGCCGAGGCGGTGGCGACCGTCGCCACCGCCTCGGGCCGCGAGCTCCGCTTCGTGGCCGCCGACCCCGACGAGTGGGTCGCCGACCAGCGCTCCCACGGCGTGCCCGAGCCGATCGTCCAGATCCTCTCCAACCTCTTCACGGCCATCCGCACCGGGGTGAACGACCACGTGTCGACTGGAATGCAGGACGTGCTCGGACGACCTCCGACATCGCTGGCCACCTGGGCGGCGCACCGCTTCTCCCCGGCGGGGGACGCCGCGCCGGACCCGTCGTAG
- a CDS encoding DUF1254 domain-containing protein: protein MRPSRSLHVTRTPAGGRGLAALLTTLALVLAACGSDGGGRADDPTTTTDGTAATTPADCIPAETGETAETTATTATTTTGACADASTTTTTAAPADPTPEEIETMSDEELAEEAYVAGYPVVVSIRTLQRLRGLGTNTLFWQTTLAGPESRVIVAPNRDTLYSIAVLDLRSEPLVLTLPEVTDRYYTYQLLSPWTDSFAYIGTRATGGRAGSWVIAPPGWEGEAPEGAEVIESPTNQVFLLGRFLVDDEADVANVIAIRDRSSLQPLSAVTGAEPGPPLAPLAEAAGTAQAIPTDAAFFDELVPSLAANPPPTDAQRALFAALEERMADGEGDDARRAALDAGAAAGADRIAAEVASRTELVGGWSVNRDIGVYGDDVALRAFVARIGWGANVPEEAVYPVAQVDADGAPLDGSRDYTITFPADRLPPLDDLGFWSLSAYGPDMFFAPHPSNRYTVGDRTPGLVRGEDGSLTIHLSHDEPSAADGGTANWLPVPAGRFVLMLRLYLPAEPILDGTWTPPPAVPSP from the coding sequence GTGCGCCCGTCACGGTCCCTCCACGTCACTCGCACGCCCGCCGGCGGGCGGGGCCTGGCGGCCCTCCTGACGACGCTCGCCCTGGTCCTCGCCGCCTGCGGCTCCGACGGGGGCGGGCGGGCCGACGACCCGACCACGACGACCGACGGCACGGCCGCGACCACGCCCGCCGACTGCATCCCGGCCGAGACAGGCGAGACGGCCGAGACGACGGCCACGACCGCGACCACCACGACCGGTGCCTGTGCCGACGCCTCCACCACGACCACGACGGCCGCCCCGGCCGACCCGACCCCCGAGGAGATCGAGACCATGAGCGACGAGGAGCTGGCCGAGGAGGCCTACGTGGCGGGCTACCCGGTGGTGGTCTCCATCCGCACCCTGCAACGGCTGCGCGGGCTCGGCACCAACACCCTCTTCTGGCAGACGACCCTGGCCGGGCCCGAGAGCCGGGTGATCGTCGCCCCCAACCGCGACACCCTCTACTCCATCGCCGTGCTCGACCTGCGGAGCGAGCCGCTGGTGCTCACCCTCCCGGAGGTGACGGACCGGTACTACACGTACCAGCTGCTCAGCCCGTGGACGGACTCCTTCGCCTACATCGGCACGCGGGCCACCGGGGGGCGCGCCGGGTCCTGGGTGATCGCCCCGCCGGGGTGGGAGGGCGAGGCCCCGGAGGGGGCCGAGGTCATCGAGTCGCCCACGAACCAGGTCTTCCTCCTGGGCCGGTTCCTCGTCGACGACGAGGCCGACGTGGCCAACGTGATCGCCATCCGGGACCGGTCCTCGCTCCAGCCCCTCAGCGCCGTGACCGGGGCGGAGCCGGGCCCGCCCCTCGCCCCCCTGGCCGAGGCCGCGGGCACGGCCCAGGCCATCCCCACCGACGCCGCGTTCTTCGACGAGCTGGTGCCGTCGCTCGCCGCCAACCCGCCGCCCACCGACGCCCAACGGGCCCTGTTCGCCGCCCTCGAGGAGCGCATGGCCGACGGCGAGGGCGACGATGCCCGGCGCGCCGCCCTCGACGCCGGGGCCGCGGCCGGCGCCGACCGCATCGCCGCCGAGGTGGCCAGCCGCACCGAGCTCGTCGGCGGCTGGTCGGTCAACCGCGACATCGGGGTCTACGGCGACGACGTGGCCCTCCGGGCCTTCGTGGCCCGCATCGGCTGGGGCGCCAACGTGCCCGAGGAGGCGGTGTACCCGGTCGCCCAGGTCGACGCCGACGGCGCCCCGCTCGACGGCAGCCGCGACTACACGATCACCTTCCCGGCCGACCGGCTCCCACCCCTCGACGACCTGGGCTTCTGGTCGCTGTCGGCCTACGGCCCCGACATGTTCTTCGCCCCGCACCCGTCGAACCGCTACACCGTCGGCGACCGCACGCCGGGCCTGGTCCGCGGCGAGGACGGCTCGCTGACGATCCACCTCTCCCACGACGAGCCCTCCGCCGCCGACGGCGGGACCGCCAACTGGCTCCCGGTGCCCGCCGGCCGGTTCGTCCTGATGCTGCGGCTCTACCTGCCCGCCGAGCCGATCCTCGACGGCACCTGGACCCCGCCCCCCGCCGTCCCCAGCCCCTGA
- a CDS encoding ABC transporter permease — MSAIDTTTIAHTESARVSEASVLAVLATGERPARPGPLSASITHGWRAVLKIKHVPEQLFDVTMFPAMMLLLFTYLFGGALGGSVSEYVQTFVPGILVSTVIMITMYTGVGLNNDMAKGVSDRFRSLPSWRPAAVVGALLGDAIRYAIASTVILTLGIILGFRPDGGVLGVLGGVAVLLVFAFSLSWAWTFLGMKLETEKAVMGVSMMFLFPLSFASNIFVDPATMPGWLQGVVEVNPVTLVVDAVRGLMAGSAQAADLGWVAVASAVFLGVFGPLTMRTYGRQG, encoded by the coding sequence ATGAGCGCGATCGACACCACCACCATCGCCCACACCGAGAGCGCTCGGGTCAGCGAGGCGTCCGTCCTCGCCGTGCTCGCCACCGGCGAGCGGCCCGCCCGCCCCGGCCCCCTCTCGGCCAGCATCACCCACGGGTGGCGGGCCGTCCTCAAGATCAAGCACGTCCCCGAGCAGCTCTTCGACGTGACCATGTTCCCGGCGATGATGCTGCTGCTGTTCACCTACCTGTTCGGCGGGGCGCTGGGCGGATCGGTCTCGGAGTACGTGCAGACCTTCGTGCCCGGGATCCTGGTGTCCACCGTGATCATGATCACGATGTACACCGGCGTCGGGCTCAACAACGACATGGCCAAGGGCGTGTCGGACCGCTTCCGCTCGCTGCCCTCGTGGCGGCCGGCGGCCGTGGTCGGCGCCCTGCTCGGCGACGCCATCCGCTACGCCATCGCCTCCACCGTCATCTTGACGCTGGGCATCATCCTGGGCTTCCGGCCCGACGGTGGCGTCCTCGGCGTGCTGGGCGGCGTGGCCGTCCTGCTGGTCTTCGCCTTCTCGCTGTCGTGGGCCTGGACCTTCCTCGGCATGAAGCTCGAGACCGAGAAGGCGGTCATGGGCGTCTCGATGATGTTCCTGTTCCCGCTGAGCTTCGCCAGCAACATCTTCGTCGACCCGGCGACGATGCCGGGCTGGCTCCAGGGCGTGGTCGAGGTCAACCCGGTGACCCTCGTGGTCGACGCCGTCCGCGGCCTGATGGCCGGGTCGGCGCAGGCCGCCGACCTCGGCTGGGTGGCCGTCGCCTCCGCCGTCTTCCTCGGGGTCTTCGGCCCGCTCACCATGCGGACCTACGGCCGCCAGGGCTGA
- a CDS encoding AraC family transcriptional regulator has product MDALDIALASVRVESALVGRSMVEAPWGLRMDTGDLCVLVAVVRDEAWVRHGDGAPVHLEEGTVAVACGGVPVEMGDHPDTPPEVRIVDQEDCYDTVTGENVAGRDRTGARTWGDPDASGSVILSAYRAHGEVFTLLERDLPPLLVVPPDPLVAPVLAALAAETQVDRPGGQVVVDRLMELLLFASIRAWLASSAAAAVPSWSTALADPMVGPALSAMHADPARRWTVADLAAEAAVSRAAFARRFRERVGEPPLAHLTRWRMALAADALRAEPGLDLTAVAARVGYADAFSFSTAFRRVRGQTPSQHRRSA; this is encoded by the coding sequence GTGGACGCGCTCGACATCGCCCTGGCGTCGGTCCGGGTCGAGAGCGCCCTGGTCGGGCGGTCGATGGTCGAGGCCCCCTGGGGGCTCCGGATGGACACCGGCGACCTGTGCGTGCTGGTCGCCGTCGTCCGCGACGAGGCGTGGGTCCGCCACGGCGACGGCGCGCCCGTCCACCTCGAGGAGGGGACGGTGGCCGTGGCGTGCGGAGGCGTGCCGGTGGAGATGGGCGACCACCCCGACACCCCGCCCGAGGTGCGGATCGTCGACCAGGAGGACTGCTACGACACCGTCACCGGCGAGAACGTGGCCGGCCGGGACCGCACCGGGGCCCGGACGTGGGGCGACCCGGACGCGTCGGGGTCGGTGATCCTCAGCGCCTACCGGGCCCACGGCGAGGTCTTCACCCTCCTCGAGCGGGACCTGCCCCCGCTCCTGGTGGTCCCGCCCGACCCGCTGGTGGCGCCCGTCCTGGCCGCGCTGGCGGCCGAGACCCAGGTCGACCGGCCCGGTGGGCAGGTCGTGGTCGACCGGCTGATGGAGCTGCTGCTCTTCGCCAGCATCCGGGCCTGGCTGGCGTCGTCGGCCGCGGCCGCGGTGCCATCGTGGTCGACGGCCCTGGCCGACCCGATGGTGGGCCCGGCGCTGAGCGCCATGCACGCCGATCCGGCCCGGCGGTGGACCGTGGCCGACCTGGCCGCCGAGGCGGCCGTCTCGCGGGCCGCCTTCGCCCGCCGGTTCCGCGAGCGGGTCGGCGAGCCCCCGCTGGCCCACCTGACCCGCTGGCGGATGGCCCTCGCCGCCGACGCCCTGCGGGCCGAGCCCGGGCTCGACCTCACCGCGGTGGCGGCCCGGGTCGGCTACGCCGACGCCTTCAGCTTCAGCACCGCCTTCCGCCGGGTCCGGGGCCAGACCCCGAGCCAGCACCGTCGCTCGGCCTGA
- a CDS encoding ATP-binding cassette domain-containing protein encodes MTTPTETPPAAEAAATSSDPTRHPGRAGFAGTDPDGPPAIEARGLVKRFGDTVAVDGLDLTVPTGGVYGVLGPNGAGKTTTLRMLATLSVPDGGEARLMGDDVVHDADAVRSRVSLTGQFASLDEDLTGFENMVLLGLLLGLKRRQARVRADELISAFGLTAAADKQVKHYSGGMRRRLDIAASLVVTPDILFLDEPTTGLDPRSRNQVWDIIRALVAGGTTVLLTTQYLDEADQLADRIAVIDRGRVIAEGTPGQLKASVGGGSLHVRVADPEQRFAAVRVLTEALGVEVTVEADPAAVSARLEDPEKVAEGLIELSRAGIAVSEMSLGQPSLDEVFLALTDHPATPETDIDEDAA; translated from the coding sequence ATGACCACGCCGACCGAGACCCCCCCGGCCGCCGAGGCGGCCGCCACGTCCTCCGACCCCACCCGCCACCCTGGACGAGCCGGCTTCGCCGGCACCGACCCCGATGGTCCCCCGGCCATCGAGGCCCGGGGCCTGGTCAAGCGCTTCGGCGACACCGTGGCCGTCGACGGGCTCGACCTGACCGTCCCGACCGGCGGCGTCTACGGCGTCCTCGGCCCCAACGGCGCCGGCAAGACGACGACCCTGCGGATGCTGGCCACCCTGTCGGTCCCCGACGGCGGCGAGGCCCGGCTGATGGGCGACGACGTCGTCCACGACGCCGACGCCGTGCGCAGCCGGGTCAGCCTCACCGGCCAGTTCGCCAGCCTGGACGAGGACCTCACCGGGTTCGAGAACATGGTCCTGCTCGGCCTGCTCCTCGGGCTCAAGCGCCGCCAGGCCCGGGTGCGGGCCGACGAGCTCATCTCCGCCTTCGGCCTGACCGCGGCGGCCGACAAGCAGGTCAAGCACTACTCCGGCGGCATGCGCCGCCGTCTCGACATCGCCGCCAGCCTGGTCGTCACGCCCGACATCCTCTTCCTCGACGAGCCCACCACCGGTCTCGACCCCCGCAGCCGCAACCAGGTGTGGGACATCATCCGGGCCCTCGTGGCCGGCGGGACCACCGTCCTGCTCACCACCCAGTACCTCGACGAGGCCGACCAGCTGGCCGACCGCATCGCCGTGATCGACCGGGGGAGGGTCATCGCCGAGGGCACGCCGGGCCAGCTCAAGGCGTCGGTCGGCGGTGGCAGCCTCCACGTCCGGGTCGCCGACCCCGAGCAGCGCTTCGCCGCCGTCCGGGTGCTGACCGAGGCGCTCGGCGTCGAGGTCACCGTCGAGGCCGACCCCGCCGCCGTCTCGGCCCGGCTCGAGGACCCCGAGAAGGTCGCCGAGGGCCTGATCGAGCTGTCCCGGGCCGGCATCGCCGTCAGCGAGATGAGCCTGGGCCAGCCCAGCCTCGACGAGGTCTTCCTGGCCCTGACCGACCACCCCGCCACCCCCGAGACCGACATCGACGAGGACGCAGCATGA